The window GAATCTCGCGCCCTCTTTTGTTTAGCCAATAGGTTTCCTTTTGCTGGGAAATCTTATTTAACGTATATTATTAATCGATGATTATGACAATGAACACTGGAGACGTTACATTTTCATCTCAGGTGTTTTGCTCCATGAACCTCAACGAAAAGGAGGAGCACAAGGAACAATTGTCAAGGTTTTTTCTCATCCTAGCCCGTAATTTTTCCATTCCATCTGGAGGGTTAGTCTGTTTGTTTAGTATCTAACGACTATTTGATGTTGGTTTTGTTCATAGGCTGCTTTCTTATGTCAAAAATTGCGATCCTCCTCTCTTTTCTCCTGAGCAGATAAAATCGGTACAGTATACCGTCTTCTTTTTCCTTATTGTGTAATGAAGGAGATTTTGATATGTTCTAGCTAAAGCCTGACTATTTTCTACAGGTAGAGGTCAAAATGCCATCTACAGATTACCTCGACCAGTTGCTCAGCATGAAAGGCAGTGTTAAAGAGGTTGAGATTCATATACCTAATGGGGTGAAAGTTAAGGATTTCTATTCTGCGTATACAGATGCTAGTTCACAATTAACTCCTTCAAATAAGTTGGCTTCGGATTCCATAACTTTTGGGGTTAAGGGAAAAAATAACCCAAATATCTTATCTGAGGGACTGCAATCTGGGGTATCTAGTATAAAGGGTAGAGGCCCCCTACTCCCACTGTTGGACCTTCACAAGGATCATGATGCAGACAGTCTTCCATCACCCACCAGAGAAGCTCCTACAATTTTTTCTGTCCAAAAATCAGGGAACGCCCCTACAAAGATGGCATTTGCTGTAGATGGACCTAGATCGCATCCTTATGAAACTGACGCCCTAAAAGCTGTTTCGACCTATCAACAGAAGTTTGGTCGAAGTTCCTTTTCAATGGCTGATAGACTTCCTAGTCCAACTCCTTCAGAAGAACACGATGGGGGTGGTGATATTGGTGGGGAGGTTTCTAGTTCTTCCATTATCAGAAGTTTAAAGTCTTCAAATGCTTCTAAACCAGGTCAAAAGTCAAATTTCGCTTCTAATGTATCCACAGGTCTTTTCCCTAACATGGATAGTTCCAGTACTAGAGTACTGATTAGTCCTCTCAATGTTGCTCCTCCAAGCTCTGTGTCTAATCCAACAGTAAAGCCTTTAGCGAAAAGCAGGGACCCTAGGCTACGAATTGTCAATTCTGATGCAAGTGCTATGGATCTTAATCCACGCACAATGACCTCAGTACAGAGTTCCTCTATTTTAGAATCTGCTGCAACCCTACACTTGAGAAAGCAAAAGATGGATGGGGAGCCTAATACAGATGGCCCTGAAATGAAAAGGCCGAGGATTGGATCTCAGAATCTTGCAGTAGCTGCAAGTGATGTGAGAGCTGTATCTGGAAGCGGTGGCTGGTTAGAGGATACCATACCAGCCGGACCCAGACTTTTTAATAGGAATCAGATGGAGATTGCTGAAGCAAATGCAACTGAAAAAACCAATGTTACAAACAATTCTGGTTCTGAAAATGAGTGCACACCTACTATAAATAATAGCAAGGATGCTTCCTTGCCCTCACTGCTGAAAGATATTGTAGTCAACCCAACCATGCTCCTCAATTTACTTAAAATGAGCCAACAGCAGCAATTGGCTGCAGAATTGAAATTGAAGTCAAGTGAACCTGAAAAAAATGCAATTTGTCCTACAAGCTTAAATCCTTGTCAAGGATCTAGTCCACTAATAAATGCTCCTGCTGTGACCTCTGGAATTTTGCAGCAATCTGCAGGAACACCAAGTGCATCACCAGTGGTTGCTGTGGTGAGTgattgtttattatttcataacACTTAAAGTTATGCACAATCTTTTCCCTTGCTCATCGTATGCATATCTGTCAATTTGTGCTGCTTTGCCTCTCCTCATGTTCATTATAATGTTTCTCATAGCTTGTCTCCTTGAAAAGATGTTGCCTCCCAATTAAGTTGGTAATTTCAAGTACACAAGTAATTGGTTTACCTTGCTTTTAATCTGACTCAAGAGTTCAACAAATGACAATTTGGGTACCTTTTTTCTGACATGATACATAAATTTTTATTGAATGACCGATGGCGGCAGTTGTCCCCCTCACCCCCCACCCACACACCCACACATTTCTGGCTTGTTTCTATGCTGTTGAAGCTTGTGACATTGTTTATCATTTTTTGTGCAGTATAGTAACTTATTCTAGATTGATATTGTGTTTATTTTAAATCTTTCACATGTTTCATCATTTTCAGGGTCGACAGGATGATTTGGGAAAAGTTCGTATGAAACCTCGTGACCCTCGCCGTGTTCTCCATGGTAATTCTCTTCAGAAGGTTGGGAGCTTGGGAAATGATCAGTTGAAAGGCATTGTACCAACTACTTCAAACACTGAAGGAAGTCGGGACATACTAAATGGCCACAAGCAAGATGGCCAGGGAGATTCAAAATTAGCTTCGTCACAAACATTACTGCCTGATATTGGTAGACAGTTCACAAACAATCTGAAAAATATTGCTGATATTATGTCTGTTCCCTCGCCACCAACTTCTTCACAGAATTCCTCATCAAAGCCTGTAGGGTCAAGCTCTATGGACAGTAAACCTGTGACAACTGCTTCCCAAGCAGTAGATATGGCTGCACCCTCTCGTTCACAGGGTGCATGGGGAGATCTCGAGCATCTATTTGATAGCTATGATGACAAGCAAAAAGCTGCTATCCAGAGAGAGAGGGCAAGACGAATAGAAGAGCAGAAAAAAATGTTCGCTGCACGCAAACTCTGCCTTGTCTTGGATCTAGATCACACACTCCTGAATTCTGCTAAGGTTATTTTTTGGATAATTAAAACTGATTTGACTATCAACTTGGACATTCAATTTCATGACTTGGTATGATCTTGTTCTAGTTTGTGGAAGTAGATCCAGTGCATGATGAAATCTTGAGAAAGAAAGAGGAACAGGATCGTGAGAAGGCGCAGAGACATCTTTTCCGATTTCCTCATATGGGAATGTGGACAAAACTACGGCCAGGGGTTTGGAACTTCTTGGAAAAGGTTGGTTGAAGGGTTTAGACAATTTAATTTCCTCATCAAGTTGTAACTGGATAATAATGTTGACTGGATTCTTTGGTGCTTGTGTTTTCTGTATTTTAGGCCAGTGAACTCTATGAACTGCATCTGTACACAATGGGAAACAAGTTATATGCAACAGAGATGGCAAAAGTGCTTGATCCAAAAGGGGTTCTGTTTGCTGGGCGAGTTATTTCTCGAGGTGATGATGGAGACCCGTTGGATGGTGATGACAGGGTACCTAAGAGTAAGGATCTGGAAGGTGTTTTGGGCATGGAGTCTGGTGTTGTTATAATAGATGATTCCATCAGGGTGTGGCCACACAACAAAATGAACTTGATTGTTGTAGAAAGGCAAGCATATCGTCCATTTTGCTAACTAGAAGATGTTTTTTTGTGTTTGATCACCTTACAAAATTGGGATCTCATGAATTTGTTTGTTCTGGCTTTCAATGCAGGTATACTTACTTTCCATGTAGTAGGCGCCAGTTTGGGCTTTTGGGTCCTTCTCTTCTAGAGATTGATCATGATGAGAGACCTGAAGATGGTACTTTGGCATCTTCACTGGGGGTAAACTCTGTTTCTCCACTTGTTCAGCATAATGCAATGAATTAGTATATTTTCCTCATCATCTTGAATTTTGGTCCTTTAGGTTATCCAGAGAATCCACCAAAGTTTTTTCTCCAATCCTGAATTAGATCAAGTAGATGTTAGAACTATCTTGTCGGCCGAGCAACAGAAGATTTTGGCTGGTTGTCGCATAGTGTTTAGCAGGGTTTTTCCGGTTGGTGAGGCAAATCCTCATCTCCATCCCCTGTGGCAAACAGCTGAACAGTTTGGCGCCCAGTGCACCAACCAGATTGATGAACAGGTTACCCACGTTGTTGCAAATTCTCTTGGAACTGATAAGGTAGCGTGACACTCTCTTTAACTATGGATTGCGGTCTATTACACTCGAGAATTCATTATTCCAGTTACTTATCCAACTCCTAATCATATTTGGTGAGGAAATATTTGTTGAAAACTCGTAACTCACCTGTTAATCAATTAAAAGTTTGCAGGTAGTTTGAGGATAAAGTATCATTGCACTTGGGGTGTATGAATACGTTATATACTTTGATTTTAGTGTACTAATGAAATGAAACCTATGCACTGTGTTGATGTTTCTGGTTGCAATTGTTTTGGACAGGTGAATTGGGCTCTCTCCACTGGCAGATTCGTGGTTCATCCTGGGTGGTGAGATTCTTGCTCAAAGTTTCCCTTTCTCGTGCCTTTTATTTTAGAGTTTTGAAGttcattgttatatttttcGGGCTAACCCTTTTGAGCAATGCACAGGGTGGAAGCGTCAGCTCTGCTTTACCGGAGGGCAACTGAGCAGGACTTTGCCATAAAACCATAACCCAATGGACCCACCCATCCACCAGAAACCTTAACGCACACCTTTTGccaaattaaaactgaaagaTTTAAATACAAGATGATATAACACAGAGAAGAAATGCAACACAACACGGTGGCTTTATACCCGGGTTTAGTTTTAGGAAAATCCTAAGACTattaagagaaagagagagagagagacatgTTAACTCCCCATTTAACACGCCCTACGACAAGATGGTATGGAAAGCAGCTCAAAGAGAGATTACACTGAAATTCTGTCCCGCATTTTTACCTGGGAGAGAGACTTTGATAGATTTGAAATAATCGACGGGTCAATGAAGAAGGAGGGAGGAGTAGGAGGAGAGTAATAGAGCGAGTGAGATAGAAAGGGAAAATGAGTAGGGAAAATTGTGAGTTCTCACATACGGCTCCAATTTTCACTGGCGGGGGCCtctttacatttttcttttgctttaaGCTTTCAATTTTTTCTGGTCTGGAATGGCGTGAGAGAACAATTATAGGTTTTAATCTTTAATTCGTCTTGCTCGATTCAAATGAGATGGGAAGGAATGCAAATGCAAATGCAAGATAGGACTGATGATTTTGGGGTGGCAGATTTGTATGTGTTTTTAAGCTGCAAGTCAGGAAGGAGGAAATAAGGAGTTCGCTCAGAAGATTTGAGTACGGAATGAGTAGGACAAGGCCAAAAGGATTCCTTCCGATCACTTGATAAATGAGATCCACAATACTTGCAAATGGACCAatttttcttattcattttCGGACTTCCTTTTTTCTCCCCTAAGGTAAAAatggattttttatttttacaaaatcTCTCCAAAGATTTCAAGTATGAGTTATGAAGTATAGTCGTGACCCATCATTTTTCGAGGAAAGAAACTATGAATTTGgttaaccaaaattaaaattttctgCGAAATCTAGATTTTGAAGTTTTAAATTGTCATGAAGCTCCttgctaattatttttttaagaaagagTAAAAACAAAGGATCTGTTAATTTTCAATATAAAGAACTTCACCAACTCTTCattatatttatcattatttatcTCGTGAACAAGGCATCCGTGTCTCCAAAAAAATTAGTAGAAATTTTCACTGCTTAAATTATTTTTTGCGTCATATCATTTTCTTAGTATGGAAACATCCAACTATAGGCTATTTTTGTTCTTTCGAAATCTGAATTTTCAATATGTTTAATAATTTTCCCTCTTCGATCTAGTGTAGCCTCGTCTTAGGATGAAAACCATAGTCACTCTTCCCATTCTAAGATTAATTTGTAACCCGTTGGTTCCAATAGCTAGAAAAATGAAGAAACCGCTGAATTGGAGCATTATTTGGTTCTAATTTTGACAAACACACAGTGTCGTTGTAAGATCCGTTATAATAGAACGAAAATATTTGAGAGTAATTTAAAATCAGCTAGATCAAAATTGAGTGAAAATTCAGGTGATGGAGTGATTTTGGAACATGTGAAGTGGAAATTAGGGTAGACGGTTCTTAGTAAGACTAAGgtgttaaaatataataatcttTACTTGACAACATTATCAATCTCATCATACAAGCAATCGAGTTTGCTTTCCCTAAATTACTATTTCACATAGACTCATACAGATTTGACTATCTAAATATcgaaaaacttaaaacaaaaaacaacgGAGGGTTTGGGGTCCAAAACTTAGGGTATAAAAATTGCAAGCTTAATTCTTCTTTCgttcaatttctttttaatcCACAGTTTAGTGGACATAAATTGGAGAGAGCTTATCAATTAATTATTGACCGACATAGGTCTATTTATAAGGTATGTTTTGGACTCTATTTATTAAGTAGACATAGATCTATAATTTCGATGCACAAACTCTTGTTTTAACCCatcttctaaaaatattttttaaatgttgtaATTTCTTACTTAATTAGGAACTCCCAAACAATTCTAGTGATGTGACCTCTCGAAAATATAATTTTGTTAGAGAAAACCCCACTtagaaagaagaaatgaaacaaTATTTTTTCTAGAGAACTTCAACTACAATATTTTAATTGTTCTTCCCATGTCAACAAACGTTAATACATACGTACAGTGTACTCCGACTTATGACATATTTGGCTTAGATTCTGCCTTTGCATTAATTTCTTGTCTACATATGCAACCAAATAAGGTTGCTAACATCAGTATAATATAATAAGGATTGCGACATTCAACCATATGATCTAAATGAAAACATAACAATGATCTTTTCTATACGAGATGGAAACTCTAGACTCTGGAGGTTTACTCTACTTATCACTTACTAATGAAAAAGTACAAATGTGTATTTaataatctaaataattttcCTGCAATGTCCATCCATTCAAGCATCTCAACAGTTGTCTAAAATGGAGACCTCAATGTTTATTTC is drawn from Cucumis melo cultivar AY chromosome 11, USDA_Cmelo_AY_1.0, whole genome shotgun sequence and contains these coding sequences:
- the LOC103498885 gene encoding RNA polymerase II C-terminal domain phosphatase-like 3 gives rise to the protein MGKDEILKIEDVEEGEISDTASVEEISEEDFNKLDSSAPPKVVVPSKDSNRERVWTMSELYKNYPSMRHGYASGLYNLAWAQAVQNKPLNDIFVMEADLDEKSKRSSSTTVGNAKDDGSNTTKEEDRVLIDDSGDEMNCDNANGEKEEGELEEGEIDMDTEFVEEVADSKAMLSDSREMDIHGQEFDLENKELDELLKLIQKTLDGVTIDAAQKSFQEVCSQLHSSIETFVELVQGKVVPRKDALVQRLYAAFRLINSVFCSMNLNEKEEHKEQLSRLLSYVKNCDPPLFSPEQIKSVEVKMPSTDYLDQLLSMKGSVKEVEIHIPNGVKVKDFYSAYTDASSQLTPSNKLASDSITFGVKGKNNPNILSEGLQSGVSSIKGRGPLLPLLDLHKDHDADSLPSPTREAPTIFSVQKSGNAPTKMAFAVDGPRSHPYETDALKAVSTYQQKFGRSSFSMADRLPSPTPSEEHDGGGDIGGEVSSSSIIRSLKSSNASKPGQKSNFASNVSTGLFPNMDSSSTRVLISPLNVAPPSSVSNPTVKPLAKSRDPRLRIVNSDASAMDLNPRTMTSVQSSSILESAATLHLRKQKMDGEPNTDGPEMKRPRIGSQNLAVAASDVRAVSGSGGWLEDTIPAGPRLFNRNQMEIAEANATEKTNVTNNSGSENECTPTINNSKDASLPSLLKDIVVNPTMLLNLLKMSQQQQLAAELKLKSSEPEKNAICPTSLNPCQGSSPLINAPAVTSGILQQSAGTPSASPVVAVGRQDDLGKVRMKPRDPRRVLHGNSLQKVGSLGNDQLKGIVPTTSNTEGSRDILNGHKQDGQGDSKLASSQTLLPDIGRQFTNNLKNIADIMSVPSPPTSSQNSSSKPVGSSSMDSKPVTTASQAVDMAAPSRSQGAWGDLEHLFDSYDDKQKAAIQRERARRIEEQKKMFAARKLCLVLDLDHTLLNSAKFVEVDPVHDEILRKKEEQDREKAQRHLFRFPHMGMWTKLRPGVWNFLEKASELYELHLYTMGNKLYATEMAKVLDPKGVLFAGRVISRGDDGDPLDGDDRVPKSKDLEGVLGMESGVVIIDDSIRVWPHNKMNLIVVERYTYFPCSRRQFGLLGPSLLEIDHDERPEDGTLASSLGVIQRIHQSFFSNPELDQVDVRTILSAEQQKILAGCRIVFSRVFPVGEANPHLHPLWQTAEQFGAQCTNQIDEQVTHVVANSLGTDKVNWALSTGRFVVHPGWVEASALLYRRATEQDFAIKP